From one Malus sylvestris chromosome 1, drMalSylv7.2, whole genome shotgun sequence genomic stretch:
- the LOC126633461 gene encoding UDP-glycosyltransferase 76B1-like yields the protein MEQSKGRRVIIFPLPFQGHINSMLELANVLHSRGFSITIIHTRFNSLNPSTLNPQFTYHSIPVDFSETEAASRDPKGFLYLLNVRCVEPFRECLAGLLSDDVKLEGPVACLISDTLLHFTRPIAESFKLPRILLDVSCATNFAVLAAFPLLKEKGYLPIQDSRLEEVITELSPIKVKDLPKAPGSDPENYYQLAIQVSNEPKSSYGLILNTFEDLEGHALARIRRHLPNVPIFPIGPFHKCCRTISSSSSLLAQDQSCISWLNTQAPKSVVYVSFGSIIQIEEAQFLEIAWGLTNSNQPFLWVVRPGLVNGFDWLEALPNGFLEALNGRAYIVKWAPQKEVLAHLAVGVFWTHNGWNSTIESICEGVPMICTPGYIEQMLIARNVSDVWKVGLQLEHGIERGDVERTIRRLMLEKEGEEIKERSLKLMEKANRCLKEGGSSYQYLDGLAKHILSL from the exons ATGGAACAAAGCAAAGGCAGGAGAGTGATCATCTTCCCACTGCCGTTTCAAGGCCACATAAATTCTATGCTAGAACTGGCCAACGTTCTACACTCCAGAGGCTTCTCCATAACCATTATTCACACACGCTTCAACTCCCtcaacccttctaccctaaacCCACAGTTCACGTACCATTCAATCCCTGTCGACTTCTCCGAAACCGAGGCCGCCTCGAGGGATCCCAAAGGTTTTCTTTATCTTCTCAATGTTAGATGTGTCGAGCCTTTCAGAGAATGCTTGGCCGGATTGTTATCGGATGACGTTAAGTTGGAAGGCCCCGTTGCTTGCTTGATCTCGGACACTCTCCTTCACTTCACTCGACCCATTGCGGAGAGTTTTAAGCTTCCGAGGATCTTGTTGGATGTCTCGTGCGCCACTAATTTTGCTGTTTTGGCTGCGTTTCCGCTTCTCAAGGAAAAGGGTTACCTGCCAATACAAG ATTCTCGACTAGAAGAGGTAATCACAGAACTATCACCTATCAAAGTTAAAGACCTGCCAAAGGCGCCCGGTTCCGATCCTGAGAATTATTATCAACTGGCCATCCAAGTGTCAAATGAACCAAAGTCTTCTTATGGACTCATCTTAAATACATTTGAAGATCTTGAAGGACATGCTCTGGCCAGAATCCGCCGACACCTGCCCAATGTTCCCATTTTCCCAATAGGTCCATTTCACAAGTGTTGCCGTACAATATCCTCTTCAAGTAGTTTATTGGCACAAGATCAGAGTTGCATTTCATGGCTGAACACTCAAGCGCCAAAATCTGTTGTTTATGTTAGCTTTGGGAGCATTATACAGATAGAGGAAGCTCAATTTTTGGAGATAGCTTGGGGGCTGACCAACAGCAATCAACCCTTTTTGTGGGTTGTTCGACCCGGGTTGGTTAACGGGTTTGATTGGCTCGAAGCGTTACCTAACGGATTTTTAGAAGCATTGAACGGGAGAGCTTACATTGTGAAATGGGCTCCACAAAAAGAAGTGTTGGCCCACCTAGCAGTTGGAGTCTTTTGGACTCACAATGGTTGGAATTCTACAATAGAGAGCATTTGTGAAGGGGTCCCTATGATTTGTACGCCAGGTTACATTGAGCAAATGCTGATTGCAAGAAATGTGAGTGATGTTTGGAAGGTAGGGCTGCAGTTGGAGCATGGGATTGAGAGAGGTGATGTTGAAAGAACAATTAGAAGACTGATGCTTGAAAAAGAAGGGGAAGAGATCAAAGAGAGATCCTTAAAGTTGATGGAAAAGGCAAATCGTTGCCTCAAAGAAGGTGGCTCTTCGTACCAATATTTGGATGGCTTGGCCAAGCACATTTTATCGTTATAA
- the LOC126633433 gene encoding UDP-glycosyltransferase 76F1-like translates to MEQSKGRRLVLFPFPFQGHINPMLELADILHSKGFSIAIIYTNFNSLNPSTLNPHFTYHSIPVDLTENEDSMKDLIAFVSILNAKCVEPFRECLAGLLSDDVNSEGTIACLITDLLFDFTRSVAESFKLPRIMLRTGGAASFVVYAAIPLLKEKGYLPISNSRLEEPVTELSPIKVKDLPTMPNCDPEDFYQLITNATNESKASCGLIFNTFEDLEGHELATIRQEYYPNIPIFPIGPFHKCSLATSSSSSSLLAQDQSCISWLNTRAPKSVAYVSFGSLAKIDQAQFLEIAWGLANSGQPFLWVVRPELVQESDWFEVLPNGFLEALNDRAHIVKWAPQKEVLAHPAVGVFWTHCGWNSTLESISEGVPMICMPCFSDQMVDARFVSDVWKVGLRLEHGIERGEVERIIRRLMVEKEGEEFKERALKLKEKAKLCLKEGGSSYQSLDGLVKHILSL, encoded by the exons ATGGAACAAAGCAAAGGCAGGAGACTGGTCCTCTTCCCATTTCCCTTCCAAGGGCACATAAACCCTATGCTGGAACTAGCCGATATTCTGCATTCCAAAGGCTTCTCCATAGCCATCATCTACACCAACTTCAACTCCCTCAATCCTTCAACCCTAAATCCACACTTCACCTACCATTCAATCCCTGTTGACTTGACAGAAAACGAGGACTCCATGAAGGATTTAATCGCTTTTGTTTCTATTCTAAATGCTAAATGTGTTGAGCCTTTCAGAGAATGCTTGGCTGGGTTGTTATCCGATGACGTTAATTCGGAGGGCACCATTGCATGCTTGATCACCGACCTTCTCTTCGACTTCACTCGATCTGTTGCGGAGAGTTTTAAGCTGCCGAGGATAATGTTAAGGACCGGGGGTGCCGCTTCCTTCGTTGTTTATGCTGCAATTCCACTTCTCAAGGAAAAGGGTTACCTACCAATATCAA ATTCTCGACTAGAAGAGCCGGTAACGGAGCTTTCACCTATCAAAGTTAAAGACCTACCCACGATGCCCAATTGCGATCCTGAGGATTTCTATCAACTGATAACCAACGCGACAAATGAATCCAAGGCCTCTTGTGGACTCATTTTCAATACTTTTGAAGATCTTGAAGGACATGAACTTGCCACAATTCGCCAAGAATATTACCCCAATATTCCAATTTTCCCAATAGGTCCATTTCACAAGTGTAGCCTTGcaacctcttcttcttcaagtaGTTTATTAGCACAAGACCAAAGTTGCATTTCATGGCTAAACACTCGAGCGCCAAAATCTGTTGCTTATGTTAGCTTTGGGAGCCTTGCCAAGATAGATCAAGCTCAATTTTTGGAGATTGCTTGGGGGTTGGCCAATAGTGGCCAACCCTTTTTGTGGGTGGTTCGACCCGAATTAGTTCAAGAGTCAGATTGGTTTGAAGTGTTGCCCAACGGATTTCTAGAAGCATTGAACGACAGGGCCCATATTGTGAAATGGGCTCCACAAAAAGAAGTGTTGGCTCACCCAGCAGTTGGAGTCTTTTGGACTCATTGTGGTTGGAATTCTACATTGGAGAGCATTTCTGAAGGGGTCCCTATGATTTGTATGCCATGTTTCAGTGATCAAATGGTGGATGCAAGATTTGTGAGTGATGTTTGGAAGGTAGGGCTGCGATTGGAGCATGGGATTGAGAGAGGTGAGGTTGAAAGAATAATTAGAAGACTAATGGTTGAGAAAGAAGGGGAAGAGTTCAAAGAGAGAGCCTTAAAGTTGAAGGAAAAGGCAAAGCTTTGCCTCAAAGAAGGTGGCTCTTCGTACCAATCTTTGGATGGCTTGGTTAAACACATTTTATCGTTATAA